A section of the Rhodospirillales bacterium genome encodes:
- a CDS encoding STAS domain-containing protein: MNAVLATLNRLPLATAMTDALRAGYGAASLRRDLIAALIISLVALPLSMALAIAVGLPPQHGLYTAIAAGFFAALLGGSKTQVSGPTAAFVVIVAPIVAEFGMRGIVWCQILAGIFLLILGISRLGQIITYVPYTVTMGFTMGIGVVIGTIALNDFFGVAGDSAGHWPHKVAVLAQNLPDLSLPTLGVGLLALAIMAGLPYINKKIPSAIVGIVAATLVSLGLSRAGIDIATIGSRFSYTDAAGVLHHGIPSMPPVLHLPGFSDDRIYALPSIAELSKWFMPAVVIAILAALESLLSATVADSMAGTRHEPNAELNGIGIANIMSGLFLGIPATGAIARTATNINAGAVSPVSAMVHALLLLLFMVVLAPVIAYVPMSALSALLLVTAWRMSHVHQFIHLVRSASRSDIAVTLACFGMTVAIDMVAGVITGMSLAILLFMKRVMDTTAVSHHHGADNRTEYDLPDGTLLFHVEGPLFFGTANKAFDFRPGLLAHVERVVLDLGDVPAIDVTAMNLLEDYIGELLEGGRQVVICADADLTARIRRRLRPDVIVRVHFVGDVEDMLNRRAAIRV, translated from the coding sequence ATGAACGCCGTTCTTGCCACGCTTAATCGGTTGCCGCTTGCCACCGCCATGACCGACGCGCTGCGCGCCGGGTACGGGGCGGCGTCGCTGCGCCGCGATCTGATCGCCGCGCTGATCATATCGCTGGTCGCGCTGCCACTTTCCATGGCGCTGGCCATCGCGGTCGGGTTGCCGCCGCAGCACGGGCTGTACACCGCCATCGCCGCCGGGTTTTTCGCGGCGCTTTTGGGCGGGTCGAAAACGCAGGTCAGCGGCCCAACCGCGGCTTTCGTAGTCATCGTCGCGCCGATCGTCGCCGAATTCGGGATGCGCGGCATCGTCTGGTGCCAGATTCTAGCGGGCATATTCCTTTTGATTTTGGGCATATCACGGCTGGGGCAGATCATCACCTATGTGCCTTATACGGTGACCATGGGGTTTACCATGGGCATCGGGGTGGTCATCGGAACCATCGCGTTGAACGATTTTTTCGGCGTCGCGGGTGATTCCGCCGGACACTGGCCGCACAAGGTCGCGGTTCTGGCGCAGAACCTGCCGGATTTAAGCCTGCCCACGCTGGGTGTCGGGCTGCTTGCCCTCGCGATCATGGCGGGTTTGCCATACATCAATAAAAAAATTCCGTCTGCGATCGTGGGGATCGTCGCGGCAACGCTTGTCTCGCTTGGGCTATCGCGCGCGGGCATCGATATCGCCACCATTGGCAGCCGGTTCAGCTATACCGATGCCGCGGGCGTGCTTCATCACGGGATTCCGTCGATGCCGCCGGTATTGCATTTGCCCGGTTTTTCCGACGACCGCATTTATGCCCTGCCCAGCATCGCGGAGCTTTCAAAATGGTTCATGCCCGCGGTGGTGATCGCGATTCTCGCGGCGCTGGAATCCCTGTTGTCGGCCACGGTAGCGGACAGCATGGCGGGGACGCGGCACGAACCGAACGCGGAACTGAACGGCATCGGCATCGCGAACATCATGTCCGGTCTGTTTTTGGGCATCCCCGCCACGGGTGCGATCGCGCGCACGGCGACCAACATCAACGCGGGCGCGGTGTCGCCGGTTTCGGCGATGGTCCATGCCCTGTTGCTTTTGCTTTTTATGGTCGTGCTGGCGCCGGTCATCGCCTATGTGCCAATGAGCGCGCTTTCGGCCCTGCTTCTGGTCACCGCGTGGCGGATGAGCCATGTGCATCAGTTCATCCATCTGGTGCGCAGCGCGTCGCGTTCGGATATCGCGGTTACGTTGGCCTGTTTTGGGATGACGGTGGCGATCGATATGGTCGCGGGCGTGATCACGGGGATGAGTCTTGCGATCCTGCTGTTCATGAAACGCGTGATGGATACGACCGCCGTCAGCCATCACCACGGCGCGGACAACCGCACGGAATACGATCTGCCCGACGGGACCCTGCTGTTCCACGTCGAAGGGCCTTTATTCTTCGGCACCGCCAACAAGGCATTCGACTTTCGTCCCGGGCTGCTGGCCCATGTCGAACGCGTGGTGCTTGATCTGGGCGATGTGCCGGCGATCGACGTTACGGCGATGAACCTGCTGGAGGATTATATCGGCGAATTGCTGGAGGGTGGACGTCAGGTCGTCATTTGCGCCGACGCGGACCTGACCGCGCGCATCCGTCGCCGCCTGCGGCCGGATGTTATCGTACGCGTGCATTTTGTTGGTGATGTCGAGGATATGTTGAATCGTCGCGCTGCGATCCGAGTCTAG
- a CDS encoding GTPase, with the protein MTEAMQMVRDQLGDDAIIVATREENGGRSVRVTAAIDRVEDARPYEPVTPAAAAPAARAKKPAPATGTPPHAEAQNPVRVRVKEPAVPSDYLQYDSEEEAEDAVHEILTDTLLRHGVPGDIGDTILSTATMMGLADPQSAMKTALDHSFTFTPLPLKSPRKALMLVGAPGAGKTLATAKLAARAAMAGLKVAVCTTDTVRAGGVEQLEAFTRLLQIPLMKARGADELRARLNDARGADLTLIDTGGANPFDVDDMRRHAALLEAGTIEPVLVMAAGGDAEESAEIARCFAVLGVQRLFSTRLDVTRRLGGLIAAVGRAGIAFSDASNTPMVANGVVTLSAMSLAKLLLAREGRAGTNAAEGGATTKNLRQTG; encoded by the coding sequence ATGACCGAAGCGATGCAGATGGTGCGCGATCAGCTGGGCGACGACGCCATCATCGTCGCCACGCGGGAGGAGAACGGCGGGCGCTCGGTACGCGTGACCGCCGCGATCGACCGCGTCGAGGACGCACGCCCCTACGAACCCGTCACACCTGCCGCCGCCGCACCGGCGGCGCGCGCGAAAAAACCGGCACCCGCCACGGGCACGCCTCCGCACGCCGAAGCGCAAAACCCGGTGCGTGTGCGCGTCAAGGAACCGGCGGTGCCAAGCGATTACCTGCAATACGATTCCGAGGAGGAGGCCGAGGACGCGGTCCATGAAATCCTCACCGACACGCTGCTGCGCCACGGCGTGCCCGGCGATATCGGCGACACGATTTTGTCGACCGCCACGATGATGGGGCTGGCCGATCCGCAATCGGCAATGAAAACGGCACTGGACCACAGCTTTACCTTCACACCCCTGCCGCTTAAAAGCCCGCGCAAGGCCCTGATGCTGGTGGGCGCGCCCGGTGCGGGCAAGACGCTGGCCACCGCCAAGCTGGCCGCGCGCGCGGCGATGGCGGGCCTGAAGGTCGCGGTCTGCACCACCGACACGGTGCGCGCGGGCGGCGTCGAGCAGCTTGAGGCCTTTACCCGTCTGTTACAGATCCCGCTGATGAAGGCACGCGGTGCCGACGAACTGCGCGCCCGGCTGAACGATGCGCGCGGCGCCGACCTGACCCTGATTGACACCGGCGGCGCCAACCCGTTCGACGTCGACGACATGCGCCGCCACGCCGCCTTGCTTGAAGCCGGAACCATCGAACCCGTGCTGGTGATGGCCGCCGGCGGCGATGCCGAGGAATCGGCCGAAATCGCCCGCTGCTTCGCGGTGCTGGGCGTCCAGCGCCTGTTTTCCACACGCCTTGACGTCACCCGACGTCTGGGTGGCCTGATCGCGGCGGTGGGCCGCGCGGGCATCGCGTTTTCCGACGCATCCAACACACCGATGGTCGCGAACGGCGTCGTCACCCTTTCGGCCATGTCGCTGGCCAAACTTCTTCTGGCGCGCGAGGGGCGCGCCGGCACCAACGCTGCAGAAGGCGGCGCAACAACCAAAAACCTACGCCAGACAGGATAA
- a CDS encoding MinD/ParA family protein produces the protein MTEANVIHSTISNDSQIGGFPQGHNIIAVASGKGGVGKTWFSISLTTALARMGKRVLLFDGDLGLANVDVQLGLMPKRDLNDVIRGRLGLDKVVQRFEDGNFDIIAGRSGQASLSALPTQRLVMLRDQLIDLSHEYDAVVIDLGAGVDRTVRMMSASATRTLLVTTDEPTSLTDAYAFIKLGAAAGMSKNISIVVNQAQNTLEGEKTYKTLLKACENFLRLSPPMAGMVRHDPKVKECIRHQTPLLIRSPNAEAATDIERIARQVEMMLKKAAHA, from the coding sequence ATGACCGAGGCCAACGTCATTCATTCAACCATCAGCAACGACAGCCAGATCGGCGGCTTCCCGCAGGGGCACAACATCATCGCCGTCGCATCCGGCAAAGGCGGCGTCGGTAAAACGTGGTTTTCGATCAGCCTGACCACCGCGCTGGCCCGCATGGGCAAACGCGTGCTGCTGTTCGACGGCGATCTGGGTCTGGCCAACGTCGACGTTCAGCTTGGCCTGATGCCCAAGCGCGACCTCAACGACGTGATCCGCGGCCGCCTTGGTCTTGACAAGGTCGTCCAGCGTTTCGAGGACGGCAATTTCGACATCATCGCCGGCCGTTCGGGTCAGGCGTCGCTTTCCGCCCTGCCGACGCAGCGCCTTGTAATGTTGCGCGACCAGCTGATCGACCTTTCCCACGAATACGATGCGGTGGTCATCGACCTTGGCGCGGGCGTCGACCGCACGGTGCGCATGATGTCGGCCTCGGCCACCCGCACGCTGTTGGTGACAACCGACGAACCGACCTCGCTGACCGACGCCTATGCCTTCATCAAGCTTGGCGCCGCCGCTGGCATGTCGAAAAACATCTCGATCGTCGTCAATCAGGCCCAGAACACGCTGGAGGGGGAAAAGACCTACAAGACCCTGCTCAAGGCGTGCGAAAACTTCCTGCGCCTCTCGCCGCCCATGGCGGGCATGGTGCGCCACGACCCCAAGGTCAAGGAATGCATCCGCCATCAGACGCCGCTTTTGATCCGCTCGCCGAACGCGGAGGCCGCGACCGATATCGAGCGCATCGCCCGTCAGGTCGAAATGATGCTTAAAAAAGCCGCCCACGCCTGA
- the fliI gene encoding flagellar protein export ATPase FliI, protein METIVSEIGALEAGKVYGSVTKILGLVVEIVGFPETLALGSRVTLTPEDGRRIPCEVVGFKDSRALVMPFGPLEGIGLGCRAEIGDSRPVAMPCQAWLGRVINALGEPLDGKGPLPHGDALMALKAPAPPANKRTRMGEKLDLGVRAVNCFLSVCRGQRMGIFSGSGVGKSVLLSMMARYTEAEVAVIGLIGERGREVQEFLEDDLGEDGLARSVVIVATGDEAPLMRRQAAYLTMATAEYFRNQGADVLCMMDSLTRFAFAIREIGLSAGEPPTTKGYPPSMYGEMARLLERAGPGTDGQGTITGIFTVLVEGDDMNEPVADAVRGIVDGHIVMDRAIADRGRYPAIDVLKSVSRSMPACQTPGQWALVKRAKQLITTYEDMAELIRLGAYRKGADALTDEAVKYYPQLEEFLSQMKSDHTLLEDGFKRLGKILEMPYTG, encoded by the coding sequence ATCGAAACCATCGTGTCGGAGATCGGCGCGCTGGAGGCTGGAAAGGTTTATGGCAGTGTTACCAAGATCTTGGGTCTGGTGGTTGAGATCGTGGGTTTTCCTGAAACCCTGGCGCTGGGGTCGCGCGTCACGCTGACGCCGGAGGACGGGCGGCGCATTCCGTGCGAGGTCGTGGGATTCAAGGATTCGCGCGCGCTGGTCATGCCGTTCGGCCCGCTGGAGGGCATCGGCCTTGGTTGCCGGGCCGAAATCGGGGACAGCCGCCCGGTGGCGATGCCGTGTCAGGCGTGGCTGGGGCGGGTTATCAACGCCCTTGGCGAACCGCTTGATGGGAAAGGACCTTTGCCGCATGGCGATGCCTTGATGGCGCTTAAGGCGCCGGCGCCGCCCGCCAACAAGCGCACGCGCATGGGCGAAAAACTCGACCTTGGCGTGCGGGCGGTCAATTGTTTCCTGTCGGTGTGCCGCGGCCAGCGCATGGGGATTTTTTCGGGTTCGGGCGTGGGCAAATCGGTGCTGCTGTCGATGATGGCGCGGTACACCGAGGCCGAGGTCGCGGTCATCGGCCTGATCGGCGAGCGCGGGCGCGAGGTGCAGGAATTTCTTGAGGACGATCTGGGCGAGGACGGTCTGGCCCGGTCGGTCGTCATCGTCGCGACGGGGGACGAGGCGCCGTTGATGCGGCGGCAGGCCGCGTATCTGACCATGGCGACGGCGGAATATTTTCGCAATCAGGGTGCGGACGTCCTGTGCATGATGGATTCGCTGACGCGATTCGCCTTCGCGATTCGTGAAATCGGCCTGTCGGCGGGCGAGCCGCCGACGACCAAAGGGTATCCGCCCAGCATGTACGGGGAAATGGCGCGGCTGCTTGAACGCGCGGGTCCGGGTACGGACGGGCAGGGCACCATCACCGGCATTTTCACCGTGCTGGTCGAGGGCGACGACATGAACGAGCCGGTGGCCGACGCGGTGCGCGGGATCGTCGACGGGCATATCGTGATGGACCGGGCGATCGCCGACAGAGGGCGGTATCCGGCGATCGACGTGCTTAAATCCGTGTCGCGTTCGATGCCGGCCTGTCAGACGCCGGGGCAATGGGCGCTGGTCAAGCGCGCGAAACAGTTGATCACGACCTATGAGGATATGGCCGAGCTGATACGTCTGGGCGCGTACCGAAAGGGGGCGGACGCGCTGACCGACGAGGCGGTGAAATATTATCCGCAGCTTGAGGAGTTTCTTTCACAGATGAAATCGGACCACACCCTGCTTGAGGACGGATTCAAGCGGTTGGGCAAGATTCTTGAGATGCCGTATACGGGATAA
- a CDS encoding response regulator transcription factor, whose protein sequence is MRVLLVEDDSSMSKSIEMMLKSDGHVVDTTDLGEEGLDLGKVYEYDIIILDLMLPDMDGYDVLKKLRAAKIETPILILSGLAELDNKIKGLGFGADDYLTKPFDKRELMARVQAIIRRSKGHSQNQIKVGDRLVVNLDSRTVDVDGKPVHLTGKEYGILELLALRKGTTLAKETFLNHLYNGMDEPEIKIIDVFICKLRKKLEDASNGINYIETVWGRGYVLRDPDTAGDNKAEKDSGKKKATA, encoded by the coding sequence ATGCGCGTCCTGCTCGTAGAAGACGACAGCTCCATGTCCAAGAGCATCGAAATGATGCTCAAATCCGACGGCCACGTCGTCGACACCACCGATCTGGGCGAAGAAGGCCTCGATCTCGGCAAGGTCTATGAATACGACATCATCATCCTCGACCTCATGCTCCCCGACATGGACGGGTATGACGTCCTCAAAAAACTCCGCGCGGCCAAGATCGAAACCCCGATCTTGATCCTTTCGGGCCTCGCCGAGCTCGACAACAAGATCAAGGGGCTGGGCTTCGGCGCCGACGACTACCTGACCAAGCCTTTCGACAAGCGCGAACTGATGGCGCGGGTTCAGGCGATTATCCGCCGCTCCAAGGGCCACAGCCAGAACCAGATCAAGGTCGGCGACCGGCTGGTGGTCAATCTCGATTCCCGCACCGTCGACGTCGACGGCAAGCCGGTCCACCTGACCGGCAAGGAATACGGCATCCTCGAACTCCTTGCCCTGCGCAAGGGCACGACCTTGGCCAAGGAAACCTTCCTCAACCACCTGTACAACGGGATGGACGAGCCGGAAATCAAGATCATCGACGTGTTCATCTGCAAATTGCGCAAAAAGCTTGAGGACGCGTCGAACGGCATCAACTACATCGAAACCGTCTGGGGCCGCGGCTATGTCCTGCGCGATCCCGACACTGCCGGCGACAACAAGGCGGAAAAGGATTCGGGCAAGAAGAAAGCCACCGCATGA
- the pgsA gene encoding CDP-diacylglycerol--glycerol-3-phosphate 3-phosphatidyltransferase, giving the protein MRLNLPNLLTLFRIAIIPVLCALFLMQERWSLWAALGVYTLGAVTDFFDGYLARRWNQMSAFGRFLDPIADKLLVAAMLILIAAFNRLPGIWTIPAIVIMMREMLIAGLREFLGPHRIMLPVSRLAKWKTVFQMFAMGFLIMGRHGDVVLPHTLLIGQVGLTFAAVLTVVTGWDYMRKGLAHIQAMDETGS; this is encoded by the coding sequence ATGCGTCTAAACCTGCCAAACCTCCTGACCCTGTTCCGCATCGCGATCATCCCGGTGCTCTGCGCTCTGTTCCTGATGCAGGAACGCTGGTCGCTTTGGGCGGCCTTGGGGGTTTACACGCTGGGTGCGGTCACCGATTTCTTCGACGGCTATCTGGCGCGGCGCTGGAACCAGATGTCGGCCTTTGGTCGCTTTCTCGACCCTATCGCCGACAAACTGCTGGTCGCGGCGATGCTGATCCTGATCGCGGCTTTTAACCGCCTGCCGGGTATCTGGACCATTCCCGCCATCGTCATCATGATGCGCGAAATGCTGATCGCGGGCCTGCGTGAATTTCTCGGCCCGCACCGCATCATGCTGCCCGTTTCGCGCCTGGCCAAATGGAAGACCGTCTTCCAGATGTTCGCGATGGGCTTCCTGATCATGGGACGCCACGGCGATGTCGTGCTGCCGCACACTTTGCTGATCGGCCAAGTCGGGCTGACCTTCGCCGCCGTTCTGACCGTCGTCACCGGATGGGATTACATGCGCAAGGGCCTTGCGCATATTCAGGCGATGGACGAGACCGGGTCGTGA
- a CDS encoding quinone-dependent dihydroorotate dehydrogenase → MGLHAQGPCAYSGDGRDRVVKDLFPLLRPALHALDAETAHKATLRALAMGLHPRDKNSADPILAQTLWNLEFKNPVGMAAGFDKNAEALDGIFALGFGFVEAGTVTPRPQTGNPRPRVFRDPAARAVINRMGFPNDGMNAFTRHYRAFREKGRNRAGIVGINIGKNKDTEDAAADYLTLIERFAPMADYLAVNVSSPNTPGLRALQGREYLLPMLDALLGRRALVCGPKQPPLLVKFAPDLTQDECEDIAKTVLEAGIDGLILTNTTIARPDTLATGFAQQQGGLSGAPLRDRATETIRAFYALTGGRLPIIGAGGISSATDAYAKIRAGASLVELYTALVYHGPALVGDIKSGLADLLRRDGFGSITEAIGADHR, encoded by the coding sequence ATGGGATTACATGCGCAAGGGCCTTGCGCATATTCAGGCGATGGACGAGACCGGGTCGTGAAAGACCTGTTCCCCCTGCTGCGCCCGGCCCTGCACGCGCTTGACGCCGAAACCGCGCACAAGGCCACGCTGCGCGCACTGGCCATGGGGTTGCACCCGCGCGACAAAAATTCCGCCGACCCGATCCTTGCGCAGACTTTGTGGAATCTGGAATTCAAAAACCCCGTCGGCATGGCGGCGGGTTTCGACAAGAACGCCGAGGCATTGGACGGTATCTTTGCCCTCGGCTTCGGCTTCGTCGAGGCAGGCACCGTCACCCCCCGGCCCCAGACCGGAAACCCGCGCCCGCGCGTGTTCCGAGATCCCGCCGCGCGCGCGGTGATCAACCGCATGGGCTTCCCCAACGACGGCATGAATGCATTCACCCGGCACTACCGCGCCTTCCGTGAAAAGGGCCGCAACCGCGCCGGCATCGTCGGCATCAATATTGGTAAGAACAAGGACACCGAGGACGCGGCGGCGGATTACCTGACCCTGATCGAGCGCTTCGCGCCCATGGCCGATTATCTGGCGGTCAATGTCTCCTCCCCCAACACGCCGGGCCTGCGCGCATTGCAGGGACGTGAATATTTACTGCCCATGCTGGATGCGCTGTTGGGGCGCCGCGCGCTGGTCTGCGGCCCGAAACAGCCGCCCCTGTTGGTCAAATTCGCGCCCGACCTGACACAAGATGAATGCGAGGACATCGCCAAAACCGTGCTGGAGGCCGGGATCGACGGCCTGATCCTGACCAACACCACCATCGCGCGCCCCGACACGCTGGCCACCGGCTTCGCGCAACAGCAAGGCGGACTTTCGGGAGCACCGCTGCGCGACCGCGCGACCGAAACCATCCGCGCCTTCTACGCACTCACCGGCGGCAGGCTGCCGATCATCGGCGCGGGCGGCATTTCATCGGCCACCGATGCCTATGCCAAAATTCGTGCCGGTGCATCGCTGGTCGAACTGTACACCGCGCTGGTCTATCACGGCCCCGCGCTGGTGGGCGACATCAAATCCGGCCTCGCCGATCTTCTGCGCCGCGATGGATTTGGCAGCATTACCGAAGCCATCGGCGCGGACCACCGATGA
- a CDS encoding TIGR01459 family HAD-type hydrolase, translated as MTPKLIQGIEQIADTYDHFIIDVWGVLHDGRNAYPGAADALRTLKAAGKQVLLLSNSPNRATRVIEKVLGPIGIGPDLYDHILTSGEAAHAHMRDHHAGQKVYTFWDEEESTAIDNAGLERVFEIDAADFIYGSLVPYDAIAVDYDAVLARARARDLPMVCGNPDRIVGYGATLHLCVGALAERYENAGGTVTWIGKPYRPIYDQARAMLGNPDKSRILAIGDGLLTDIAGAANFGCDVVWNVIGIHWDEVSTKGTIDAAKVERALAGRPAPSALMHGFKP; from the coding sequence ATGACCCCGAAACTGATTCAGGGCATCGAACAGATCGCCGACACATACGACCATTTCATCATCGACGTCTGGGGCGTGCTGCATGACGGGCGCAATGCCTATCCCGGCGCGGCGGATGCGCTGCGTACGCTCAAAGCCGCGGGCAAACAGGTGTTGTTGCTTTCCAATTCACCCAACCGCGCCACCCGCGTGATCGAAAAAGTGCTGGGTCCCATCGGCATCGGCCCCGATCTGTACGACCACATCCTGACCTCCGGCGAGGCCGCGCACGCCCATATGCGCGACCATCACGCGGGACAGAAAGTCTATACCTTCTGGGACGAGGAGGAATCGACCGCCATAGACAACGCAGGACTTGAACGCGTATTCGAGATCGACGCCGCCGATTTCATATACGGCTCTCTGGTGCCATACGATGCCATAGCCGTGGATTACGACGCTGTACTGGCCCGCGCCCGCGCGCGCGATCTGCCGATGGTGTGCGGCAATCCGGACCGCATCGTCGGTTACGGCGCCACCCTGCATCTATGCGTGGGTGCTCTGGCCGAACGCTATGAAAACGCGGGCGGCACGGTGACATGGATCGGAAAACCATACCGCCCGATTTACGATCAGGCGCGCGCGATGCTGGGCAATCCGGACAAATCGCGCATTCTGGCCATTGGCGACGGATTGCTGACCGATATCGCCGGTGCCGCGAATTTCGGCTGCGACGTGGTCTGGAACGTCATCGGCATCCATTGGGACGAAGTCAGCACCAAAGGCACCATCGACGCCGCCAAGGTCGAACGGGCGCTGGCGGGCAGACCCGCCCCCAGCGCGTTGATGCACGGCTTCAAACCCTGA
- a CDS encoding low molecular weight phosphotyrosine protein phosphatase, which translates to MTMKILFVCTGNICRSPTAHAVMRHKVRAAGRADIVVDSAGTHGYHTGEGADRRAVAAAQARGYAMDDLRARPVTHADFADFDLILCMDAGHKLILERVAPKDAQHKIRMFDRRDVGDPYYGGESGFEDVLDQIEAACDVWLDAV; encoded by the coding sequence ATAACCATGAAAATCCTATTTGTCTGTACCGGGAATATCTGCCGATCCCCCACCGCCCATGCGGTTATGCGCCATAAGGTGCGCGCGGCGGGGCGGGCGGATATCGTCGTCGATTCCGCCGGCACGCACGGCTATCACACGGGCGAAGGGGCGGACCGGCGCGCGGTTGCGGCGGCGCAGGCGCGCGGCTATGCGATGGACGATCTGCGCGCGCGTCCGGTAACGCACGCGGATTTCGCCGATTTCGACCTGATCCTGTGCATGGACGCGGGGCATAAGCTGATCCTTGAACGTGTGGCACCGAAGGACGCGCAGCATAAAATCCGCATGTTCGACCGGCGCGACGTGGGTGACCCGTATTACGGCGGCGAAAGCGGGTTCGAGGACGTGCTGGACCAGATCGAGGCCGCGTGCGACGTGTGGCTGGACGCGGTGTGA
- a CDS encoding ABC transporter substrate-binding protein: MLRRLLLTAALLLPLHALAAEPVHGLAIYGAPKYQAGFTHFDYVNPDAPKGGTLRLSAIGTFDTLNPFIVKGVPADNLGLLYTTLMTGSSDEAFTEYGLLAESVEMPEDRSSVTFNLRKNAKWSDGQPVTAADVVWSFDTLMKDGAPFYASYYHDVESAKTETPTRVTFKFKRAGNRELPLIMGQMPVLPKHYWEKHDFTKTTLEPPVGDGPYKIASVDPGHSITYERVKDWWGDDLPVGKGRYNFDRITVDYYRDATVAVEAFFANRYDVRQEYIAKVWATGYDAPPVRDGRIVKEEIKNGLPAGMQGFIMNTRRPVFADRAVRRALQYAFDFEWSNKALAHGAYKRDYSYFTNSEYAATGLPEGKELALLEPFRDRLPPELFTQEYKNPVTDGTGNVRDNLRQAAKILDDAGWTIGADGVRAKNGVRLSFEIVDNQAEFERWVLPFIRNLKRIGIEANFRVVDTSQMVARLNDFDYDMTISGFGQSLSPGNEQRDYWGSAKADAPGSRNLIGVKNPVVDAMIDKIATAETREDLVAAVKALDRVLLWNYYVVPQWYTDLWKVAHWNRFGRPSAQAPYDLGIVDTWWTTPESTNGK; the protein is encoded by the coding sequence ATGCTGCGCCGCCTGCTCCTGACCGCCGCCCTGCTGCTTCCCCTTCATGCCCTTGCCGCCGAACCCGTGCACGGACTTGCGATTTACGGCGCACCCAAATATCAAGCCGGCTTTACCCATTTCGATTACGTCAACCCCGACGCGCCCAAGGGCGGTACGCTGCGCCTTTCGGCCATCGGCACCTTCGACACCCTCAACCCCTTTATCGTCAAGGGCGTGCCCGCCGACAATCTGGGGCTGCTTTACACCACGCTGATGACGGGTTCGTCGGACGAGGCGTTCACCGAATACGGCCTTCTTGCCGAAAGCGTCGAAATGCCGGAGGACAGGTCTTCCGTCACCTTCAACTTGCGCAAAAACGCCAAATGGTCCGACGGACAGCCGGTGACCGCCGCCGATGTCGTGTGGTCATTCGACACACTGATGAAGGACGGCGCGCCGTTCTATGCCTCCTATTACCACGACGTCGAAAGCGCCAAAACCGAAACCCCCACGCGCGTGACTTTTAAATTCAAGCGCGCAGGCAACCGCGAATTGCCGCTGATCATGGGCCAGATGCCTGTCCTGCCCAAACATTACTGGGAAAAGCACGACTTCACCAAGACCACGCTGGAACCGCCGGTCGGCGACGGTCCCTATAAAATCGCCTCGGTCGATCCCGGCCATTCCATCACCTACGAACGCGTCAAGGACTGGTGGGGCGACGACCTGCCGGTCGGCAAGGGCCGGTACAATTTCGATCGCATTACGGTCGATTACTACCGCGATGCCACCGTGGCGGTGGAGGCGTTCTTCGCCAACCGCTACGACGTGCGGCAGGAATATATCGCCAAAGTCTGGGCCACCGGATACGACGCCCCCCCGGTGCGCGACGGCCGCATCGTGAAAGAGGAAATCAAAAACGGCCTGCCCGCCGGGATGCAGGGTTTCATCATGAACACCCGCCGCCCGGTTTTCGCCGACCGCGCGGTGCGCCGCGCTTTGCAATATGCCTTCGACTTTGAATGGTCGAACAAGGCGCTGGCCCACGGCGCGTACAAACGCGATTATTCCTATTTCACCAATTCGGAATACGCCGCGACCGGCCTGCCGGAAGGAAAGGAACTGGCGCTGCTTGAACCCTTCCGCGACCGGCTGCCGCCCGAACTGTTCACGCAGGAATACAAAAACCCGGTCACCGACGGTACCGGCAACGTGCGCGACAACCTGCGTCAGGCCGCGAAAATCCTCGACGACGCGGGCTGGACCATCGGCGCTGACGGCGTGCGTGCCAAAAACGGCGTGCGCCTGTCCTTTGAAATCGTCGACAATCAGGCCGAATTTGAACGCTGGGTCCTGCCTTTCATCCGCAACCTCAAACGCATCGGGATCGAGGCGAATTTCCGCGTCGTCGACACCAGCCAGATGGTCGCGCGCCTGAACGATTTCGATTACGACATGACCATCTCCGGCTTCGGCCAATCCCTAAGCCCCGGCAACGAACAGCGCGATTACTGGGGCTCGGCCAAGGCCGACGCGCCGGGATCGCGCAACCTTATCGGCGTCAAAAACCCCGTGGTCGATGCGATGATCGACAAAATCGCAACCGCCGAAACGCGCGAGGATCTGGTCGCCGCGGTCAAGGCGCTCGACCGGGTGCTGCTTTGGAATTACTATGTCGTCCCGCAATGGTACACGGATCTGTGGAAGGTCGCGCACTGGAACCGCTTTGGGCGCCCATCGGCGCAGGCGCCATACGACCTTGGCATCGTCGACACATGGTGGACCACCCCGGAATCAACGAACGGAAAATGA